The Virgibacillus dokdonensis genome includes a window with the following:
- a CDS encoding HD domain-containing protein: MPYKNEQLHEEKVFKDPVHRYVHVRDRVIWDLIATPEFQRLRRIKQLGTTYLTFHGAEHSRFNHSLGVYEIVRRILTNFEGRPHWNKEERLLCLCAALLHDLGHGPFSHSFEKVFKLDHEHYTQQIILGNTKVNAILERAEKGFAQKVADVIAKTYQDQLVVSLISSQIDADRMDYLQRDAYFTGVSYGHFDMERILRVMRPMEDQVVIKETGMHAVEDYIMSRYQMYWQVYFHPVTRSAEVILCKILQRAKVLYHDSTYTFTLKPTHFKSFFEGNVKLEDYLKLDEGIVTYYFQLWQEEEDTILRDLCERFMNRRLFKYVEFNPNSQMNEWMELHKLFTDVHINPDYYLVVDSSSDLPYDFYRPGEEEERLPIHLLMPNGELRELSRQSDIVEAISGKKRTDHKLYYPHDLLENVSDPRKKKRMKEILIGQGEEKHVN, encoded by the coding sequence ATGCCATATAAAAACGAACAACTTCATGAAGAAAAGGTGTTCAAAGATCCAGTGCACCGATATGTCCATGTGAGAGATCGGGTAATTTGGGATTTGATTGCGACACCTGAGTTTCAGAGACTGCGAAGAATTAAACAGTTAGGCACTACATATTTAACATTTCACGGAGCGGAGCATAGCCGATTTAATCACTCGCTTGGGGTATATGAAATCGTACGAAGAATACTAACAAATTTTGAAGGACGTCCACATTGGAATAAAGAGGAGCGTCTTCTTTGTTTATGTGCAGCGTTATTACATGATCTAGGGCACGGACCGTTCTCCCATTCTTTTGAGAAGGTATTTAAGCTGGATCATGAACATTATACACAGCAAATTATTTTAGGTAACACCAAAGTGAATGCCATTTTAGAACGAGCAGAAAAGGGGTTTGCCCAAAAAGTTGCTGACGTGATAGCTAAAACATATCAAGACCAATTAGTGGTCAGCTTAATTTCAAGCCAAATTGATGCTGATCGAATGGATTATTTGCAACGGGATGCGTATTTTACAGGTGTAAGCTATGGTCATTTTGATATGGAGCGAATTCTTCGTGTTATGCGTCCAATGGAAGATCAAGTGGTGATTAAGGAAACAGGAATGCATGCTGTGGAAGATTATATTATGAGTCGCTATCAAATGTACTGGCAAGTATATTTCCATCCAGTTACGAGAAGTGCAGAAGTCATTCTTTGTAAAATATTGCAACGAGCGAAAGTGTTATATCACGATTCTACATATACGTTTACATTGAAGCCAACGCACTTTAAATCTTTTTTTGAAGGAAATGTAAAGCTAGAGGATTATTTAAAATTAGATGAGGGAATTGTTACGTATTATTTTCAACTATGGCAGGAAGAAGAAGATACGATTCTTCGTGATCTCTGCGAGCGGTTTATGAATCGCAGGCTGTTTAAGTATGTCGAATTTAATCCTAATTCACAGATGAATGAATGGATGGAACTACACAAGCTGTTTACGGATGTACATATTAATCCGGATTATTATTTGGTCGTTGATTCTTCCTCTGATTTACCATATGATTTTTACCGCCCTGGGGAAGAGGAGGAGCGTTTACCGATTCACTTATTAATGCCAAATGGTGAACTGCGTGAATTATCACGGCAGTCTGATATCGTTGAAGCTATTTCCGGGAAGAAACGAACCGATCATAAATTGTATTATCCACATGATTTATTAGAAAACGTATCCGATCCAAGGAAGAAAAAGCGGATGAAAGAAATATTAATTGGTCAGGGAGAGGAAAAACATGTTAACTAA
- a CDS encoding YwgA family protein produces MLTNHAKLMQFFAVANEVTGRKKLQKMIFILQKCHMPFEEKFAFHFYGPYSEELTLRVEELCNLGFIKEEKEDRSNYHQYHYTITEDGQAFLEQFKKDMPDFSQQVYAMKEKSSRFLELVATILYFDDLSLEKSIAKVHTVKPKQKYTDEEIQEAISFIDTIRH; encoded by the coding sequence ATGTTAACTAATCATGCGAAACTAATGCAGTTTTTTGCAGTAGCAAACGAAGTAACGGGAAGGAAAAAGCTGCAAAAAATGATTTTTATTTTGCAAAAATGTCACATGCCCTTTGAGGAGAAATTTGCTTTTCATTTTTATGGGCCATATTCTGAGGAGTTAACGTTACGGGTGGAAGAGCTATGTAATTTAGGTTTTATTAAAGAAGAAAAAGAAGATAGAAGCAATTACCATCAATACCATTATACAATTACAGAGGATGGACAAGCTTTTTTAGAACAGTTCAAGAAAGATATGCCTGATTTTTCACAGCAAGTGTATGCTATGAAGGAGAAAAGCTCCCGATTTTTGGAATTAGTCGCAACGATACTATATTTTGACGACTTGTCTTTAGAAAAGTCAATTGCAAAAGTGCATACGGTGAAGCCAAAACAAAAATATACAGACGAGGAAATTCAAGAAGCGATTTCCTTTATTGATACAATTCGTCATTAA
- a CDS encoding helix-turn-helix domain-containing protein, translating to MAKYSYEFKLMIVKEYLENSLGYGLLAKKHGIPSQSPIERWVRAYKEFGEDGLRRKHSKQVYPVQFKLDVLNFMKRTGASYQDTAIVFKMNNPTLIANWYRIFWNEGIEGLQDKSKGRPPMSKNHKAKPAKQEKELSREELLERENELLRLENAYLKKLKAFQENPNAFLEKHKQRWRSNSKKKDSN from the coding sequence ATGGCTAAATATAGTTATGAATTTAAATTGATGATTGTAAAAGAATATCTTGAAAATTCCTTGGGCTATGGATTGCTAGCGAAAAAACATGGTATTCCAAGCCAATCACCAATTGAGAGGTGGGTTCGTGCTTATAAAGAATTTGGTGAGGACGGGCTACGCAGGAAGCATTCTAAACAAGTTTATCCTGTTCAATTTAAGTTAGATGTATTAAACTTTATGAAAAGGACAGGCGCTTCTTATCAAGATACCGCGATTGTTTTTAAGATGAACAATCCCACATTAATTGCGAACTGGTACAGAATTTTCTGGAATGAAGGTATAGAGGGCCTGCAAGATAAATCGAAAGGACGGCCTCCTATGTCTAAAAATCATAAAGCTAAACCAGCGAAACAAGAAAAAGAGTTATCTCGTGAAGAACTGTTAGAACGCGAAAATGAACTTCTGCGCTTAGAGAATGCCTATTTAAAAAAGTTAAAAGCTTTTCAGGAGAATCCGAACGCCTTCCTCGAAAAGCACAAGCAGCGTTGGCGTTCGAACTCAAAGAAGAAGGATTCAAATTAA
- a CDS encoding cell wall hydrolase — MSLVAHTDKDIELLARLMRAEAEGDGELGMLMVGNTGINRVIADCLDFTNIRNIRNMVYQSPGGFEATQRGYFYQRARESEKRLARRVIQGERQHPASNSLWFFRPEGSCPAQWFGQWNVGRYKSHCFFAPTASECPTVYR; from the coding sequence ATGTCACTAGTGGCTCATACTGATAAAGATATTGAATTATTAGCAAGATTAATGCGAGCAGAAGCAGAAGGTGATGGTGAGTTAGGAATGTTAATGGTAGGAAATACAGGCATAAACAGAGTCATCGCCGATTGCTTAGACTTTACAAATATACGTAACATTCGAAACATGGTATACCAAAGCCCCGGAGGTTTTGAAGCTACACAAAGAGGATATTTTTACCAAAGAGCAAGAGAATCAGAAAAACGCCTAGCACGTAGAGTTATCCAGGGAGAACGACAGCATCCAGCTTCTAACTCTCTATGGTTTTTTCGGCCAGAAGGGAGTTGCCCAGCACAATGGTTTGGACAGTGGAACGTTGGACGGTACAAATCGCATTGCTTTTTTGCCCCAACCGCTTCAGAATGTCCGACCGTTTATCGTTAA
- a CDS encoding DUF423 domain-containing protein: protein MKLFLILGAINGFLAVALGAFGAHGLEGKISKSAIATWEKAVNYQMFHTMALFVTGILMMKVHSVGVTWAGWLFFIGILLFSGSLYIYSTTGIKTFAMITPIGGVAFLIGWILLGTFIARYV from the coding sequence ATGAAACTATTTTTAATTTTAGGCGCTATTAATGGGTTTTTAGCTGTTGCTTTAGGAGCATTTGGTGCACATGGATTAGAAGGGAAAATATCTAAAAGTGCAATAGCTACATGGGAAAAAGCGGTAAATTATCAAATGTTCCATACGATGGCATTATTTGTAACAGGCATATTAATGATGAAAGTACATAGTGTTGGAGTGACTTGGGCAGGTTGGCTGTTTTTTATTGGCATTTTATTATTTTCAGGCAGTCTGTACATTTACTCTACAACGGGTATCAAAACCTTTGCGATGATTACTCCTATAGGAGGCGTAGCATTTTTAATTGGCTGGATTCTACTAGGTACATTTATTGCAAGATATGTATAA
- the hemQ gene encoding hydrogen peroxide-dependent heme synthase, with protein MVEAVETMDGWYSLHDFRTVDWTSWKLASEEERQEAIHSLQQMLTKWEEVEAAKNGSHALYNIVGQKADLMFMFLRPTTNELAAIENELNKSKMGAFLIPAHSYFSIVELSKYRPYKEEHPELIPEIAQRLKPILPKWEHVCFYPMDRRRHGDENWYTLEKDVRGKLLYEHSMTGRKYAGKVSQIITGSIGLDDWEWGVTLFAHDPLQFKKIVYEMRFDEVSSRYGEFGEFFVGNYLAKEQLPAFFKI; from the coding sequence ATGGTAGAAGCAGTAGAAACGATGGATGGATGGTATAGTTTGCATGATTTTCGCACTGTCGATTGGACTTCATGGAAGCTTGCAAGTGAAGAAGAGAGGCAAGAAGCAATTCATAGTTTACAGCAAATGCTTACTAAATGGGAAGAAGTAGAAGCAGCTAAAAACGGAAGCCATGCCCTTTACAATATTGTTGGTCAAAAAGCTGATTTGATGTTCATGTTTTTGCGCCCAACTACGAACGAGTTAGCAGCTATTGAAAATGAATTGAATAAATCAAAGATGGGAGCATTTTTAATCCCTGCTCATTCTTATTTTTCCATAGTAGAACTATCTAAATACCGCCCTTATAAAGAGGAGCATCCAGAATTAATTCCAGAAATAGCTCAGCGGTTAAAACCAATTCTTCCAAAATGGGAGCATGTTTGCTTTTATCCTATGGATCGCCGCCGTCACGGAGATGAAAACTGGTATACATTAGAAAAAGATGTACGCGGTAAATTATTATATGAACACAGTATGACAGGTCGTAAATATGCCGGTAAAGTATCACAAATCATCACTGGTTCCATTGGACTTGATGATTGGGAATGGGGCGTAACATTATTCGCTCACGATCCATTACAATTCAAAAAAATTGTTTATGAAATGCGATTTGATGAAGTTAGCTCGAGATATGGAGAGTTTGGAGAATTCTTTGTAGGTAACTATTTAGCGAAAGAACAGCTTCCTGCCTTCTTTAAAATATAA
- a CDS encoding YwdI family protein yields MAVTNTTIINKMLEELHVANNNVDNELVLRQHVRHIRLLCDLLLDEQEKSMTQAQDSTQFSAAEIKMMLGEKGAAKINQQKEVNPQAKIDHEEANGDSLFDF; encoded by the coding sequence ATGGCTGTAACCAATACGACTATAATCAATAAAATGTTAGAGGAATTACATGTTGCAAACAATAACGTGGATAACGAGCTTGTTTTACGGCAACATGTTCGTCATATTCGTTTATTATGCGATTTGTTGCTTGATGAGCAAGAAAAATCGATGACGCAAGCACAAGATTCAACGCAATTTTCTGCAGCAGAAATAAAAATGATGCTTGGAGAAAAGGGGGCAGCAAAAATTAACCAACAAAAAGAGGTAAATCCACAAGCAAAGATAGATCACGAAGAAGCAAATGGGGATTCATTGTTTGATTTTTAA
- a CDS encoding lipoate--protein ligase family protein: MKNWENMMAHTTFRYMDHSTTNMFDQEQYTALHSFAIDDALALSVSEKLSPPTMRLWVHEQTIVLGIPDAKLPYIHEGVEQLKQAGYHVVIRNSGGLAVALDSGVLNISLIFPDVKNVSIQEGYEAMVSFVQYMLSDLTKRIEAYEIIHSYCPGDYDLSINGRKFAGISQRRVKDGAAVQIYLDVEGDSFKRASVIRDFYTVSKRGESMKFSYPTVDPNVMCSLSELLQTPLTVNDMKRRAMNALLKVSEHVVETNFTPTEYAHYRKRLVQMKKRNTVIPE, encoded by the coding sequence ATGAAAAACTGGGAAAATATGATGGCACATACAACCTTTCGTTATATGGACCATTCAACAACGAACATGTTTGATCAGGAACAATACACCGCTCTTCACTCCTTTGCCATTGATGATGCGCTTGCCCTATCCGTTAGTGAAAAATTATCTCCACCGACAATGAGGCTATGGGTGCATGAACAAACGATTGTACTTGGAATTCCTGATGCAAAACTTCCTTATATCCATGAAGGGGTAGAACAATTAAAACAAGCTGGTTACCATGTTGTCATACGTAATTCAGGTGGACTAGCAGTAGCTTTAGACAGTGGTGTGCTCAATATTTCGCTCATTTTTCCCGATGTTAAAAATGTATCTATTCAAGAAGGATATGAAGCGATGGTCAGCTTTGTCCAATACATGCTAAGTGATTTGACAAAGCGTATTGAAGCATACGAAATTATCCATTCTTATTGTCCGGGAGATTATGATTTAAGTATTAACGGGAGGAAATTTGCGGGAATTTCACAACGTCGGGTAAAAGATGGCGCAGCTGTGCAAATTTATTTAGATGTCGAAGGAGATAGTTTTAAACGAGCGAGTGTAATCAGAGATTTTTATACAGTTAGTAAACGAGGAGAATCGATGAAATTTAGCTATCCCACTGTAGATCCTAATGTGATGTGCTCTTTATCGGAATTATTGCAAACTCCGCTAACCGTAAATGACATGAAGCGTCGAGCAATGAATGCATTATTAAAAGTTAGCGAACATGTTGTTGAAACTAATTTCACACCGACAGAGTATGCACACTATCGCAAAAGATTAGTACAGATGAAGAAACGTAATACAGTAATTCCGGAATGA
- a CDS encoding YwhD family protein, whose protein sequence is MSFDQSSNKNKFTIIKDDSTDGHGGYGYGSISLENMSSVIVDPNENKAYVDMAAMHARSDIERRVKYLSDKSEVPNGKLYWIVWVNVERNEKGTYFAGVAGSELLVDRPNKRAYKSMPQHVKHMEQSLKGKIVVDHMDDKSKQLLKDFLEDFDRDMWENSTEELKTALSV, encoded by the coding sequence ATGAGTTTCGATCAGTCTTCAAACAAAAATAAATTTACAATTATTAAAGACGACTCGACAGATGGCCATGGTGGATATGGTTATGGTTCCATCAGCTTGGAAAATATGTCTTCTGTCATTGTAGATCCGAATGAAAATAAAGCTTATGTTGATATGGCGGCAATGCACGCTAGAAGTGATATTGAGCGGCGTGTGAAATATTTATCAGATAAAAGCGAAGTTCCAAATGGCAAATTGTATTGGATTGTTTGGGTAAATGTCGAACGGAATGAAAAAGGGACATATTTTGCTGGTGTGGCAGGAAGCGAATTGCTTGTGGATCGGCCTAATAAGCGAGCTTACAAATCGATGCCACAGCATGTAAAACATATGGAGCAATCTTTGAAAGGTAAAATCGTCGTTGATCATATGGATGATAAATCGAAACAGTTGTTAAAAGATTTTCTCGAAGACTTTGACCGAGATATGTGGGAAAACTCAACAGAGGAATTAAAAACAGCTTTGTCTGTATAA
- the pta gene encoding phosphate acetyltransferase translates to MQEKVSSQSKSIVFPEGTDERILTAASQLAATKVLMPILLGDKVGIKQQAQKAGVDVSQCKIIDPKDFAEFDLMVETFVERRKGKATKEDAEKILLDENYFGTMLVYMNQADGLVSGAVHSTADTVRPALQIIKTKEGVKKTSGAFVMVRGNEKYLFADCAINIAPDSQDLAEIAVESANTAQLFGIDPRVAMLSFSTKGSAKSDETERVVEALQIAKEKNPSLVIDGEFQFDAAFVPSVAAKKAPGAVLQGDANVFVFPSLEAGNIGYKIAQRLGEFEAVGPVLQGLNKPVNDLSRGCNAEDVYNLAVITAAQAL, encoded by the coding sequence ATGCAAGAAAAAGTTTCTAGTCAATCTAAATCTATTGTCTTCCCAGAGGGGACAGATGAACGTATATTGACAGCTGCTAGCCAGCTAGCTGCAACAAAGGTGTTAATGCCGATTTTGCTTGGTGACAAAGTAGGGATCAAGCAACAGGCGCAAAAAGCAGGAGTAGATGTATCACAATGTAAAATAATTGATCCAAAAGATTTTGCCGAATTTGATTTAATGGTCGAAACTTTTGTAGAACGTCGTAAAGGAAAAGCAACGAAGGAAGACGCTGAAAAAATACTTTTAGATGAAAACTATTTTGGTACCATGCTTGTCTATATGAATCAAGCGGATGGTCTTGTTAGTGGCGCTGTTCATTCAACCGCTGATACAGTTAGACCTGCTCTACAAATTATTAAAACGAAAGAAGGTGTGAAAAAGACATCGGGCGCATTCGTTATGGTTCGTGGTAATGAAAAATATTTGTTTGCCGATTGTGCTATTAATATCGCACCTGACAGCCAAGATTTGGCAGAAATCGCAGTGGAGAGTGCAAATACGGCGCAACTATTTGGTATTGACCCGCGTGTTGCTATGTTAAGCTTTTCAACAAAAGGTTCAGCAAAATCAGATGAAACAGAACGTGTAGTGGAAGCATTACAAATTGCCAAAGAAAAGAATCCATCATTAGTAATTGATGGGGAATTTCAATTTGATGCTGCGTTTGTTCCGAGCGTTGCTGCCAAAAAAGCGCCTGGTGCTGTATTACAGGGAGATGCAAATGTGTTTGTTTTTCCTAGTTTAGAAGCAGGTAATATCGGATATAAAATTGCGCAACGTTTAGGCGAATTTGAAGCGGTAGGCCCAGTATTACAAGGGTTGAACAAACCTGTTAACGACCTTTCTCGTGGGTGTAATGCAGAAGATGTTTATAACTTGGCGGTAATTACAGCAGCTCAAGCATTATAG
- a CDS encoding transglycosylase domain-containing protein, translating into MRSKQKHSAVRKRFFKITGILVGICLSFVIFVYIASYLLGPPPISMNQQTTLYTKSGEPFAKVGEHQTEDWISLEHIADEAIQATLAVEDRNFYNHHGFDVKRILGAIVENIKTLSLKEGASTLTQQYARNLYLSHEKTWGRKIKEAFYTIRLEMFYSKSELLEGYLNTIYYGHGAYGIEAASKQFFQKSASELSLAESAMLAGIPKGPTYYSPLNDPTKAEQRQQHILKIMENQAMISSRAYEEAKNEALQYHNEAKRNNKEQIGPYFQHAAIKEAAAVLELDAEEVRGGGYQIYTTMQEKAQTDLEEQFQQTMSKQSDIQGSGLVMNPKTGGIIAIVGGRSYVDSPFNRATQAKRMPGSTFKPFLYYAALERGYNASTMLMSQPTTFKLENGNVYKPSNFNGYYANKPISLAQALALSDNIYAVKTNMFIGPETLVNTAKQFGFTSDLSAVPSLALGSEVVSMKEMVRGYSMLANGGKKVDGHTVSKIVNRYGDTVYTKSNDSNEQVLDPKKTFILSQLMTGMFDRELNGYMQVTGSTIIDQLDRKYAGKSGSTDSDSWMIGFSPSVVAGIWVGYDDNRTIEVVEEMAYAKDIWANFMTSIHQNKPIKSLPIPSGIVGIPVDPSTGKRATPYCSASKVMFFEKGSEPTTYCNAHLPEDDKTDKAPLEKQEKSFIERLFDLFE; encoded by the coding sequence ATGAGAAGCAAACAAAAACACAGCGCAGTTCGCAAACGATTCTTTAAAATAACCGGCATTTTGGTAGGAATATGTTTATCCTTTGTGATCTTCGTTTACATCGCCAGCTACCTTTTAGGCCCCCCACCAATATCAATGAACCAACAAACAACGTTATACACCAAGTCTGGGGAGCCTTTTGCTAAAGTCGGTGAGCATCAAACAGAAGATTGGATCTCGCTAGAACATATTGCTGATGAAGCAATTCAAGCTACACTGGCTGTTGAAGATCGCAATTTCTACAACCACCATGGATTTGATGTAAAACGAATTTTAGGAGCCATTGTTGAAAATATAAAAACATTGTCGCTTAAAGAAGGTGCAAGTACTTTAACACAGCAATATGCAAGAAATCTGTATTTAAGCCATGAAAAAACATGGGGCAGAAAAATTAAAGAGGCATTTTATACAATAAGATTGGAAATGTTCTACTCCAAATCGGAACTACTAGAAGGCTACTTAAACACCATCTATTATGGGCATGGCGCTTACGGAATTGAAGCTGCAAGTAAACAGTTCTTCCAAAAATCTGCTAGTGAGCTTTCGCTAGCAGAATCTGCCATGCTTGCGGGTATACCAAAGGGTCCAACATATTATTCACCTTTGAATGACCCAACAAAAGCAGAGCAACGCCAGCAACATATATTGAAAATCATGGAAAATCAAGCGATGATTTCAAGTCGAGCCTACGAAGAAGCCAAAAACGAAGCGTTACAGTACCATAATGAAGCTAAACGGAATAACAAAGAGCAAATAGGTCCCTATTTCCAGCATGCCGCTATCAAAGAAGCAGCAGCCGTTTTGGAGTTAGATGCTGAGGAAGTTCGTGGTGGTGGGTATCAAATTTACACCACGATGCAAGAAAAAGCGCAAACAGATTTAGAAGAACAGTTTCAACAAACAATGTCTAAGCAAAGTGACATACAAGGTAGTGGATTAGTAATGAATCCGAAAACGGGAGGCATCATTGCGATAGTAGGTGGACGCAGTTATGTGGACAGTCCGTTTAATCGCGCTACGCAAGCAAAGCGAATGCCAGGCTCTACCTTTAAACCTTTTCTATACTATGCAGCGTTAGAGCGGGGCTACAATGCTTCTACCATGTTAATGAGTCAACCTACTACATTTAAGTTAGAAAACGGAAATGTCTATAAACCGAGTAATTTCAATGGCTATTACGCAAATAAGCCGATTTCACTAGCACAAGCATTGGCGCTGTCCGATAATATTTATGCTGTAAAAACAAATATGTTTATAGGCCCTGAAACGTTAGTAAATACAGCCAAACAGTTTGGTTTTACAAGTGATTTGTCAGCTGTACCTTCCTTAGCGCTCGGTTCAGAAGTAGTGTCCATGAAAGAAATGGTTCGTGGATATAGCATGTTAGCAAATGGAGGAAAGAAAGTGGACGGGCATACTGTTTCTAAAATTGTTAACCGCTATGGAGATACAGTCTACACTAAATCTAATGATTCTAACGAACAAGTACTTGATCCGAAAAAGACGTTTATCCTTTCCCAATTAATGACAGGTATGTTTGATCGAGAACTGAATGGATATATGCAAGTAACAGGGTCTACCATTATCGACCAACTTGATCGAAAATACGCGGGAAAATCAGGCTCTACAGATTCTGACAGCTGGATGATTGGTTTTAGCCCTTCCGTAGTTGCAGGAATTTGGGTCGGCTACGATGACAACCGTACGATTGAAGTTGTTGAAGAAATGGCATATGCAAAGGATATATGGGCTAATTTCATGACATCTATACATCAAAATAAGCCCATTAAAAGCTTGCCCATCCCTTCAGGAATTGTCGGCATTCCTGTGGACCCCTCCACTGGTAAACGGGCAACGCCATATTGTTCTGCTAGTAAAGTCATGTTTTTCGAGAAAGGTAGTGAGCCAACAACCTACTGTAATGCACACTTACCAGAGGATGATAAAACTGATAAAGCACCTTTAGAAAAACAAGAAAAGTCATTTATTGAAAGGCTATTTGACTTGTTTGAGTAA
- the gerQ gene encoding spore coat protein GerQ, giving the protein MSENQTNPQMNTYPYYPYYYPATSQAYYPIYPMRQPSHQSYAPSQQPYPTTSGFNQNQGMLPEQESYIENILRLNRGKEATVYMTFENNDQWNAKVFRGIIEAAGRDHIVISDPQSGKRYLLLMVYLDYVTFDEELNYAYPFGETSGNVSYPPR; this is encoded by the coding sequence ATGAGTGAAAACCAAACAAACCCGCAAATGAATACGTATCCGTATTATCCGTATTATTACCCAGCAACGTCACAAGCCTATTATCCAATCTATCCAATGCGGCAACCTTCTCATCAGTCCTATGCACCGTCTCAACAGCCCTATCCAACAACAAGTGGTTTTAACCAAAACCAAGGCATGCTACCAGAACAAGAATCCTATATTGAAAATATTTTACGATTAAATCGTGGTAAAGAAGCAACGGTATATATGACATTTGAAAATAACGACCAATGGAATGCCAAAGTATTCCGTGGCATTATTGAAGCAGCCGGTCGTGATCATATTGTTATAAGTGACCCACAATCTGGGAAACGCTACTTATTGTTAATGGTATATTTAGATTACGTTACATTTGATGAAGAACTGAATTATGCCTATCCATTTGGCGAAACTTCGGGCAATGTTTCCTATCCACCTCGGTAG
- a CDS encoding IS3 family transposase (programmed frameshift) codes for MAKFTNVEKIQAVIRYQSGAEGVKSMAKSIGVDHSVLLNWIKQYEYHGEKAFEKCYTSYTLQYKLDVLNYMNEQGTSIRETAAIFNISTHSTLLQWKKQLEAEGIDALEPKKKGRPSMKKSSDHTSKKQKPDEGTPEALQAEIDRLRMENAYFKKVECLSSKQGEITKQDKAQVVYELRHEFPVKALLQLAEIPRSTYYYIVSKFGLPDKDVELKKLIQAIYDEHQGRYGYRRIRDELWNRGHKVNHKKVQRIMKELGLKSLVRMKKYRSYKGKVGNIAPNILDRNFNAEKPNQKWVTDITEFKLFGEKLYLSPILDLYNGEIIAYTIDSRPTYSLVSEMLEKSFKRLSEEDALLIHSDQGWHYQMKQYQHALRERLITQSMSRKGNCYDNAVIENFFGIMKSEFLYLNEFESIEHFKQELEKYIEYYNNKRIKAKLKGLSPVQYRIQTLIAA; via the exons ATGGCTAAATTCACCAATGTTGAAAAAATACAAGCAGTCATTCGCTATCAAAGTGGTGCAGAAGGCGTAAAGTCAATGGCTAAATCCATAGGAGTTGACCATTCAGTCCTCTTAAATTGGATTAAACAATATGAATATCACGGAGAAAAAGCTTTTGAAAAATGCTATACATCTTACACATTGCAGTATAAACTAGATGTACTTAATTATATGAACGAACAAGGGACATCTATCCGGGAAACAGCAGCGATCTTTAATATTTCTACACATTCCACGCTTTTACAATGGAAAAAGCAATTGGAAGCAGAAGGAATAGATGCCCTAGAACCAAAGAAAAAGGGGCGTCCATCCATGAAAAAAAGTTCTGATCATACATCTAAAAAGCAAAAGCCGGATGAAGGGACTCCGGAAGCATTACAAGCAGAAATAGATCGTTTACGCATGGAGAATGCCTATT TTAAAAAAGTTGAATGCCTTAGTTCAAAACAAGGAGAAATTACCAAACAGGACAAAGCGCAAGTAGTCTATGAACTAAGGCATGAATTCCCTGTGAAGGCACTTCTGCAGCTGGCAGAGATTCCACGTAGCACGTACTACTATATAGTAAGTAAATTCGGACTTCCGGATAAAGATGTGGAGTTGAAAAAGCTGATTCAAGCTATCTACGATGAGCATCAAGGACGTTATGGATACCGCCGTATCCGGGACGAGCTATGGAATCGAGGGCATAAGGTAAACCATAAAAAAGTCCAACGCATCATGAAAGAATTAGGTTTAAAAAGCCTAGTTCGAATGAAAAAATATCGCTCTTACAAAGGAAAGGTTGGCAATATCGCACCAAATATTTTAGATCGGAACTTTAATGCCGAAAAGCCAAATCAAAAATGGGTAACGGATATTACAGAGTTTAAATTATTTGGGGAGAAACTCTATCTTTCACCTATACTGGATTTATATAATGGGGAAATCATTGCCTATACAATCGACTCTAGACCTACTTATTCACTTGTATCGGAAATGTTGGAGAAATCATTTAAACGGTTATCAGAGGAAGATGCACTGCTTATTCATTCGGACCAAGGCTGGCATTATCAAATGAAACAATATCAGCACGCCTTGAGAGAAAGATTGATTACGCAAAGTATGTCACGTAAAGGCAACTGTTATGATAATGCCGTTATTGAAAACTTCTTTGGCATTATGAAATCAGAATTTCTTTATTTAAATGAATTCGAAAGTATAGAGCATTTTAAGCAAGAGCTAGAAAAATATATAGAATACTATAACAACAAACGAATCAAGGCAAAACTAAAAGGCCTGAGCCCGGTACAATACCGAATTCAGACTTTAATAGCTGCTTAG